Proteins encoded in a region of the Balneola sp. genome:
- a CDS encoding T9SS C-terminal target domain-containing protein, with protein MNVRFVSVFVRSVIAFVRFVSALTPNLWILKNILEEKIMKEIENRPLVVTEPHRKVRSLYRWLSRVTGLEACWIEGNDDHNQPLWGFIKRLTRHKFAVFSRRLALASLLLSPLLVSPQASAQTSFELSELNGINGTLFNGVSSGDYTGNALGIGDINGDGIGDLIIAAPRAAPNGNSNAGKTYVVFGQSTTFGSSFELSSLDGGNGFTLNGIDAGDNTGQAIAVGDVNGDGIDDMIIGANGGAPNGSYSGEIYVVFGQSSFSGSSLIELSSLDGSNGFTLNGIDAYDDAGLALASGDINGDGIGDVIIGAHRADPNDNSEAGEAYVVFGQSPAFASSFELSSLDGSNGFTLNGIDADDRSGNRVATGDINGDGITDVIIGAQYADPNANSEAGESYVVFGQTTTFGSSFELSSLDGSNGFTLNGIDADDRSGRSLASGDINGDGIADVIIGAVFADPNGNSRAGESYVVFGQSSFSGSSSIDLSSLDGTTGFILNGIDENSLSGRAVTAGDVNGDGIGDVLVGAPYATGGSTYSGQSYVIFGKTASFDSSIELSSLDGDTGFALTGTDFLELSGASVAAGDLNGDGMDDIAIGAMSFLENGEAAVFFNRIPQAITGEEGFRTLAAPSNGTVFDELLGGFWTQGFTDSDGPSGDDNVWTWDQGTQGWTSLSDQTTDNLSAGNGFLLYLFSDDDFDGSAEGFPKYISANQYGGDGSVNSGSVNPVSDLADSDFFFAGNPYFYPIDWDLLTKSGLSETVYIYDDANANWQSWNGSSGNITDGEIAAFQGFFIQGSGGSGSLTIEEADTLLTTVSLLKSVDTEPKALKIHAEAGSFSSDAWLSFQQGGELGRDAFDGLSLIPLASSYLRLATIIDNQDQLQINALPVDYGQELRFPLDLSGIVDSSFAQVSFEGLQDFGDWEISIVDLETEDVVELSQGDTLSLAIRSVQAKAVGAPASLAAPKAKADGHRFELVLTPVIGVNTQPDPSLPEQITLAQNYPNPFNPGTNILFEVPRAGRVSLEVFNLVGQKVAQLVDEQKPAGRYEVSFDASALSSGVYVYRLTTGGQQLTRKMTLIK; from the coding sequence ATGAATGTCCGGTTTGTTAGTGTTTTTGTCCGCTCTGTAATAGCTTTTGTCCGATTTGTTAGTGCTCTTACCCCCAACTTGTGGATACTTAAAAATATTCTCGAGGAAAAAATAATGAAAGAGATAGAAAACCGTCCATTAGTGGTTACGGAACCCCACCGCAAAGTACGCTCATTATATAGATGGCTTTCCAGGGTAACCGGCCTGGAAGCATGCTGGATAGAGGGGAACGATGACCATAACCAACCGTTATGGGGCTTTATAAAGCGGTTAACCAGGCATAAGTTTGCGGTATTCAGCCGAAGGCTAGCTCTTGCTTCCCTGTTGCTCTCCCCCCTGTTGGTATCCCCCCAGGCTTCGGCGCAAACGTCCTTTGAACTGTCGGAGCTTAATGGGATTAATGGAACCCTTTTTAATGGGGTAAGTAGCGGCGACTACACAGGCAACGCTTTAGGAATCGGCGATATCAACGGAGACGGGATCGGTGATCTGATTATTGCCGCACCACGTGCCGCTCCGAATGGTAACAGCAATGCAGGAAAAACCTACGTAGTATTTGGCCAGTCCACGACCTTTGGCTCTTCTTTCGAACTAAGCTCCTTAGATGGCGGTAATGGTTTTACACTTAACGGGATTGATGCAGGCGATAACACCGGTCAAGCCATCGCCGTGGGTGATGTTAATGGAGATGGTATTGACGATATGATTATAGGGGCAAATGGTGGGGCCCCGAATGGTTCCTATTCCGGGGAAATCTATGTGGTTTTTGGGCAGAGCAGCTTTAGCGGATCTTCGTTGATCGAACTAAGCTCCTTAGATGGCAGTAATGGCTTTACCCTGAATGGGATAGATGCATACGATGACGCAGGTCTTGCCCTTGCCTCCGGAGACATCAATGGCGATGGGATCGGTGATGTGATTATTGGCGCACACCGTGCGGATCCGAATGATAACAGCGAGGCAGGGGAAGCCTATGTGGTATTTGGTCAAAGCCCAGCCTTTGCTTCTTCCTTCGAACTCAGCTCCTTAGATGGAAGCAACGGTTTTACCCTCAATGGGATTGATGCAGACGATAGAAGCGGTAATAGGGTAGCTACGGGTGATATCAACGGAGATGGCATTACCGACGTGATTATCGGCGCTCAGTATGCGGATCCTAATGCTAACAGCGAGGCAGGGGAAAGCTATGTGGTCTTCGGCCAAACCACGACCTTTGGCTCTTCCTTCGAACTCAGCTCCTTAGATGGAAGTAATGGCTTTACCCTCAATGGGATTGACGCAGACGATCGAAGCGGACGCAGCTTGGCCTCCGGAGATATCAACGGAGATGGCATTGCCGACGTAATTATCGGCGCAGTCTTTGCGGATCCTAATGGTAATAGCAGGGCAGGGGAAAGCTATGTGGTCTTTGGCCAAAGTAGCTTTTCAGGGTCTTCTTCCATCGATTTATCCTCCCTGGATGGAACTACCGGCTTTATCCTGAATGGGATTGACGAAAACAGTCTTAGTGGTAGGGCGGTAACAGCCGGCGATGTGAATGGAGATGGGATTGGGGACGTACTTGTTGGCGCTCCTTACGCAACTGGTGGTAGTACTTATTCTGGTCAGAGTTATGTCATTTTTGGGAAAACGGCCTCTTTTGATTCTTCCATTGAATTATCCTCCTTGGACGGGGATACCGGCTTTGCGCTCACTGGAACTGATTTTCTCGAATTATCCGGTGCCTCTGTAGCTGCCGGAGACCTCAATGGGGATGGCATGGACGATATCGCTATTGGAGCTATGAGCTTTCTCGAAAACGGTGAGGCAGCTGTTTTTTTCAACCGCATCCCCCAGGCCATCACCGGGGAGGAGGGCTTCCGCACCCTGGCCGCTCCCAGCAATGGCACCGTGTTTGATGAGCTTCTCGGAGGCTTCTGGACCCAGGGATTTACCGACTCTGATGGTCCCTCAGGCGATGATAATGTATGGACCTGGGACCAGGGCACTCAGGGCTGGACCAGCCTTTCCGATCAAACCACCGACAACCTCTCGGCAGGCAACGGCTTCCTGCTCTACCTGTTTAGTGACGATGATTTTGATGGCTCTGCGGAGGGTTTCCCTAAATACATTTCTGCTAACCAGTACGGCGGGGATGGCAGCGTCAACTCCGGCAGCGTGAACCCCGTTAGTGACCTGGCCGACTCCGACTTCTTCTTTGCCGGTAACCCCTACTTCTACCCCATCGACTGGGACCTGCTTACCAAATCCGGGCTCTCCGAAACCGTGTATATCTACGATGATGCCAACGCTAACTGGCAGAGCTGGAACGGCTCGTCAGGGAATATTACCGACGGGGAAATTGCCGCTTTCCAGGGCTTCTTTATCCAGGGCTCCGGGGGCAGCGGCTCGCTGACTATCGAAGAGGCCGATACCTTGCTTACCACGGTGAGTTTACTAAAGAGCGTGGACACCGAGCCCAAAGCGCTCAAGATCCACGCGGAAGCAGGTAGCTTTTCTTCCGACGCCTGGCTTTCCTTCCAGCAAGGGGGGGAACTAGGACGGGACGCCTTCGACGGGCTTTCTTTAATACCCCTGGCTTCCTCCTATCTGCGCCTGGCTACCATTATAGACAACCAGGACCAGCTCCAGATCAATGCGCTGCCGGTAGATTATGGGCAAGAACTCCGGTTCCCCCTTGACCTGTCCGGGATTGTAGATTCCTCCTTTGCCCAGGTAAGCTTCGAGGGCCTGCAGGACTTTGGCGACTGGGAGATTTCTATTGTGGACCTGGAGACCGAAGACGTCGTTGAGCTTTCCCAGGGCGACACCCTCTCCCTGGCCATTCGCAGTGTTCAGGCTAAAGCCGTGGGGGCGCCCGCTTCCCTGGCTGCCCCTAAAGCAAAGGCTGACGGGCACCGCTTTGAACTTGTCCTTACTCCGGTAATTGGAGTAAATACACAACCCGACCCAAGCCTGCCGGAGCAAATTACCCTTGCGCAGAACTATCCGAACCCCTTCAACCCTGGTACGAATATTCTGTTTGAGGTGCCCCGCGCAGGCCGGGTTTCCCTGGAGGTCTTTAACCTGGTGGGGCAAAAGGTAGCCCAGCTGGTGGATGAGCAGAAGCCCGCAGGCCGCTATGAAGTCAGCTTCGATGCTTCCGCACTTTCCAGTGGGGTGTATGTGTACCGGCTTACCACGGGCGGACAACAATTAACCCGAAAGATGACGCTAATTAAATAA
- a CDS encoding MATE family efflux transporter produces MNSIPDFRKETSQLFKIGLPIVGTQLLGMGLNVTDTIMAGRLSAADLAGVAVGNALYLPVALFCMATLVAINPIVSQFLGARKFNEIGKSARQMLWLVGFLTIPAIFIIRDMDILMHWVGVDPEIIPLADGYLKAVSWGMPGLLIFMGLRYFSEGLAITKPAMYMALGMLLLNIPADYILMYGKFGFPQMGAIGTGYATTIVQLVFGLIMIAFTASFKPFRRFSIYAKTRGPEWKYIKDLLHVGIPNGISSTMEVLLFASVSVLMGTLSVTASAAHQIAINIAATIFMIPFGLSMAISQRVGVAVGQGSLEKARFRGFLGTAACTGIMIFTAILIFSIPEMIVGIYTDAPEVKALAVSLVFMAGLFQISDGLQVGGFGALRGLKDTKVPMIFNFISYWLIGFSVGYYLGIHGGYGPKGLWIGLISGLTVAAILHNTRFHLLTKK; encoded by the coding sequence ATGAATAGTATCCCCGACTTTAGAAAAGAAACTTCCCAACTATTTAAAATTGGACTTCCTATAGTAGGCACCCAACTCCTTGGGATGGGGCTCAATGTTACCGACACCATTATGGCAGGCAGGCTTAGCGCGGCAGATCTTGCCGGAGTTGCTGTTGGGAATGCACTTTATCTTCCGGTTGCTCTTTTCTGCATGGCTACTCTGGTTGCTATAAACCCTATTGTATCTCAATTCTTAGGAGCACGCAAATTCAATGAAATTGGGAAGAGCGCACGACAAATGCTTTGGCTGGTTGGCTTCTTAACCATACCGGCAATATTCATTATCCGCGATATGGACATACTTATGCATTGGGTGGGGGTAGATCCGGAAATTATTCCTTTGGCGGATGGGTATCTGAAGGCGGTATCCTGGGGCATGCCCGGACTTCTGATCTTCATGGGACTTAGATATTTCAGCGAAGGATTGGCCATCACCAAACCAGCAATGTATATGGCGCTGGGAATGCTGTTACTTAACATTCCCGCTGATTACATACTTATGTATGGCAAGTTTGGCTTTCCTCAAATGGGAGCTATAGGTACCGGATATGCCACCACTATTGTGCAATTGGTTTTTGGGCTAATCATGATAGCGTTCACTGCTTCCTTTAAACCTTTTCGCCGGTTCAGTATTTATGCAAAAACCAGAGGGCCGGAATGGAAATACATCAAAGATTTACTTCATGTTGGTATTCCAAACGGAATCAGCTCTACAATGGAAGTGCTCCTTTTTGCCAGTGTAAGTGTATTAATGGGTACGCTGAGTGTAACAGCATCTGCTGCCCATCAAATTGCCATAAATATTGCTGCTACCATATTTATGATTCCATTCGGACTTTCGATGGCTATTTCTCAACGAGTAGGGGTCGCCGTTGGGCAGGGCTCATTGGAAAAAGCCCGATTCCGGGGATTCCTTGGAACAGCAGCTTGTACGGGGATTATGATTTTTACCGCAATACTGATCTTCTCTATACCGGAAATGATTGTTGGCATTTACACCGACGCTCCCGAGGTAAAAGCCCTGGCCGTTTCCCTGGTATTTATGGCAGGATTATTTCAAATATCGGATGGCCTCCAGGTAGGTGGCTTTGGAGCATTACGAGGACTTAAGGATACTAAAGTCCCGATGATATTTAATTTTATAAGCTACTGGTTGATAGGCTTCTCCGTTGGGTACTACCTCGGTATTCATGGCGGATATGGACCCAAGGGGCTTTGGATTGGGTTGATCTCAGGTCTAACCGTTGCTGCTATTCTGCATAACACTAGGTTTCATCTGCTTACAAAAAAGTAA